A single region of the Mannheimia bovis genome encodes:
- the lptM gene encoding LPS translocon maturation chaperone LptM, protein MKKLLLITLVATLGLSACGVKGPLYFPESAPKHEQK, encoded by the coding sequence ATGAAAAAACTACTTTTAATCACTTTAGTGGCGACTTTAGGCTTGAGTGCCTGTGGTGTAAAAGGTCCTCTTTACTTCCCTGAGTCAGCACCTAAACACGAACAAAAATAA